In one Ochotona princeps isolate mOchPri1 chromosome 16, mOchPri1.hap1, whole genome shotgun sequence genomic region, the following are encoded:
- the FUT2 gene encoding galactoside alpha-(1,2)-fucosyltransferase 2, with protein MRTAGWPKRLQAATCPSVSTIYFLFAIFVVSTVFHCHQRLALVPDPWAHSAPVVVVPRHLPREGMWTINAIGRLGNQMGEYATLYALAKMNGRPAYIPAHMHNTLAPIFRISLPVLHRSTASRVPWRNYHLNDWMEERYRHIPGPYVRLTGYPCSWTFYHHLRHEILQEFTLHDHVREEAQAFLRGLRRQGSRPGTFVGVHVRRGDYVRVMPQVWRGVVADRAYLEQALGWFRARYPDAIFVVTSNGMAWCRENIDTSRGDVVFAGDGVEGSPTKDFALLTQCNHTVMTIGTFGIWAAYLAGGDTVYLANYTLPDSPFHLIFKPEAAFLPEWVGINAHLGPAWQSGL; from the exons ATGAGAACAGCAGGGTGGCCTAAGAGGCTGCAGGCAG CCACCTGCCCCTCCGTCTCCACCATCTACTTCCTGTTCGCCATCTTCGTGGTGTCCACTGTCTTTCACTGCCACCAGCGCCTGGCTCTGGTGCCCGACCCCTGGGCCCACTCCGCCCCGGTTGTCGTGGTCCCCAGACACCTTCCCAGGGAGGGCATGTGGACCATCAACGCCATCGGCCGTCTGGGGAACCAGATGGGCGAATACGCCACGCTCTACGCCCTGGCCAAGATGAACGGGAGGCCCGCCTACATCCCCGCACACATGCACAACACGCTGGCCCCCATCTTCCGCATCAGCCTCCCGGTCCTGCACCGCAGCACGGCCAGCCGCGTGCCCTGGCGGAACTACCACCTCAACGATTGGATGGAGGAGCGCTACCGCCACATCCCGGGGCCCTATGTGCGCCTCACTGGCTACCCCTGCTCCTGGACCTTCTACCACCACTTGCGCCACGAGATCCTGCAGGAGTTCACGCTGCACGACCACGTGCGCGAGGAGGCCCAGGCCTTCCTGCGGGGGCTGCGGCGGCAGGGGAGCCGGCCCGGCACCTTCGTGGGTGTGCACGTGCGCCGCGGGGACTATGTGCGCGTCATGCCGCAGGTGTGGCGGGGCGTGGTGGCCGACCGCGCATACCTGGAGCAGGCGCTGGGCTGGTTCCGGGCACGCTACCCCGATGCCATCTTCGTGGTCACCAGCAATGGCATGGCCTGGTGCCGGGAGAACATCGACACCTCCCGCGGGGACGTGGTGTTTGCTGGGGACGGCGTCGAGGGTTCGCCAACCAAGGACTTTGCGCTGCTCACGCAATGCAACCACACGGTCATGACCATTGGCACCTTCGGGATCTGGGCTGCCTATCTGGCAGGTGGGGACACGGTCTATCTGGCCAACTACACGCTGCCTGACTCGCCCTTCCACCTGATCTTCAAGCCAGAGGCGGCCTTCCTACCGGAGTGGGTGGGGATCAATGCACACCTCGGGCCGGCCTGGCAGAGCGGCCTCTAG
- the NTN5 gene encoding netrin-5, whose translation MAVVLVLWLLLGQATGDPCYDPGGHPRFCLPPVTQLARGPVASCPQACVLSQGTNPRALCNDSLILALGGTFLLTSVSLRFCTPGPPALVLSSAWAAGGPWKLLWRSPAWSGALGGPERVTFRSQQGPKARVVASHLRVEVGGWAGLAAAGVRGRCQCHGHAAHCATRAQPPRCRCRHHTTGPGCESCRPSHRDWPWRPATPRHPHPCLPCSCNLHARRCRFNSELFRLSGGRSGGVCERCRHHTAGRHCHYCQPGFWRDPGQPITSRNACRACQCHPIGAIGGTCNQTSGQCSCKLGVTGPTCNRCGPGYQQSRSPRMPCQRVPEATTPLVPTPRAHSSDPQCQNYCHLPDTSVHMSLSRFCQQDYVLRAQVLAAEAAGPAWRRLAVRVLAVYKQRPLQPVRPGGQDAWVPEADLACGCLRLRPGADYLLLGSAAHGPAPARLVLDRHGLALPWRPRWARPLRRLQQEERAGGCRSLQPRSLQPRTPSPGSAP comes from the exons ATGGCTGTGGTCTTGGTCCTCTGGCTCCTCCTGGGCCAGGCCACGGGGGACCCATGCTACGACCCAGGGGGCCACCCACGCTTCTGCCTCCCACCGGTGACCCAGCTGGCCAGGGGTCCGGTGGcctcctgcccccaggcctgtgtGCTCTCGCAAGGGACCAACCCCAGGGCCCTCTGCAATGACAGCCTGATCCTGGCGCTTGGTGGGACCTTCCTTTTGACGTCCGTCAGCCTGCGTTTCTGCACCCCAGGGCCCCCGGCTCTGGTCTTGTCCAGCGCCTGGGCTGCCGGGGGTCCCTGGAAACTGCTGTGGcgcagtcctgcctggtctggggCCTTAGGAGGCCCAGAGAGAGTGACCTTCCGCTCCCAACAGGGCCCTAAGGCCAGGGTGGTGGCCAGTCACCTCCGCGTGGAGGTCGGAGGCTGGGCAGGTCTGGCCGCAGCCGGGGTGAGAGGCCGCTGCCAGTGTCATGGTCACGCTGCGCACTGCGCCACCAGGGCTCAGCCCCCACGCTGCCGCTGTCGCCACCACACCACCGGCCCTGGCTGTGAGAGCTGCCGCCCGTCCCACCGCGACTGGCCCTGGCGACCTGCCACGCCCCGACACCCGCACCCCTGCCTGC CCTGCTCCTGCAACCTGCACGCCCGGCGCTGCCGGTTCAACTCTGAGCTGTTCAGGCTGTCGGGCGGCCGCagtgggggtgtgtgtgagcgCTGCCGCCACCACACAGCTGGACGGCACTGCCACTACTGCCAGCCGGGCTTCTGGAGGGACCCCGGCCAGCCCATCACCAGCCGCAACGCTTGCAGGG CCTGCCAGTGCCATCCTATTGGTGCCATAGGAGGTACCTGTAACCAGACCAGCGGGCAGTGCTCCTGCAAGTTGGGTGTCACGGGTCCAACATGCAATCGCTGTGGTCCCGGCTACCAGCAAAGCCGCTCCCCCAGAATGCCCTGCCAAA GAGTCCCTGAGGCAACGACGCCCCTGGTCCCCACGCCCCGTGCCCACAGCTCTG ACCCTCAGTGTCAGAACTACTGCCACCTGCCAGACACGAGCGTCCACATGAGCCTCAGCAGGTTCTGCCAGCAGGACTACG TCCTCCGCGCGCAGGTGCTGGCGGCCGAGGCGGCGGGCCCGGCGTGGCGGCGGCTGGCGGTGCGCGTGCTGGCCGTGTACAAGCAGCGGCCATTGCAGCCCGTGCGTCCCGGCGGCCAGGACGCCTGGGTGCCCGAGGCCGACCTGGCCTGCGGCTGCCTGCGCCTGCGCCCCGGCGCCGACTACCTGCTGCTGGGCAGTGCGGCCCACGGCCCGGCCCCCGCGCGCCTCGTGCTGGACCGCCACGGCCTCGCGCTGCCCTGGAGGCCGCGCTGGGCCCGGCCGCTGCGGCGGCTGCAGCAGGAGGAGCGCGCCGGGGGCTGCCGCAGCCTGCAGCCCCGCAGCCTGCAGCCCCGCACCCCGAGCCCCGGGTCGGCGCCCTAG